A region from the Triticum aestivum cultivar Chinese Spring chromosome 3D, IWGSC CS RefSeq v2.1, whole genome shotgun sequence genome encodes:
- the LOC780674 gene encoding alpha-amylase inhibitor 0.19-like has product MSMKTMFSVLLLCMLVATPIAAEYDAWSGNSGPWMCYPGQAFQVPALPACRPLLRLQCNGSQVPEAVLRDCCQQLAHISEWCRCGALYSMLDSMYKEHGAQEGQAGTGAFPRCRREVVKLTAASITAVCRLPIVVDASGDGAYVCKDVAAYPDA; this is encoded by the coding sequence ATGTCGATGAAGACCATGTTCTCGGTGCTCCTACTATGTATGCTCGTGGCGACACCCATAGCAGCCGAGTACGACGCATGGAGCGGTAACAGTGGTCCTTGGATGTGCTATCCGGGGCAGGCCTTCCAGGTGCCCGCGCTCCCCGCCTGTCGTCCATTGCTGAGGCTCCAGTGCAATGGCAGCCAGGTGCCCGAGGCTGTCCTAAGGGACTGCTGCCAGCAGCTCGCCCACATCAGCGAGTGGTGCAGGTGCGGGGCCCTCTACAGCATGTTGGACAGCATGTATAAGGAGCATGGCGCGCAGGAGGGACAGGCAGGGACAGGAGCGTTCCCACGCTGCCGGAGGGAGGTGGTGAAGCTGACGGCGGCGAGCATCACAGCGGTCTGCAGGCTACCCATCGTCGTTGATGCGTCCGGAGATGGAGCGTATGTCTGCAAGGATGTGGCCGCATACCCAGACGCCTAG